The Choristoneura fumiferana chromosome 5, NRCan_CFum_1, whole genome shotgun sequence region ACAGGCCATAAACGTGACCAAAAAGCAAATCCAATTTGGTAACCCTTTCAGTATGCGTTTGATCTGTACCAAAGATCTGGCAACCGCAACAGTGTCGCTGCAAAGCACGCTTAGATAACTATATCgtctatataattaaatttcatgACGTGCATAGCAAACGTAATGATATAGTTCAACATGTGTTtaagaaacataaataaaacataaaagctTCGGCTGTGCGAGATACCTCTAGTAATTAATGCCACCGCCTTATGGGCACGCGGGCGCAGCAAGACATGGTGCCTGAGCCTGGCACAGAGCCAACAGCTACGAGACATGGCGTAACATAGGGCACGCTGGTAAAAGGTACGCCACTGACACTCCAGTGTAATCATTAAACACACTAATTTGTTATCGCACTTCAAAAACATTGGTTTTTTCCATCACgaataagctacttttgttgtttgtttaagTCACTGGGTAATTATTACTTTAGTTCCTTCTTTTCGATTAGACTTTTTCATCTTGCATCGCGAATAGCCCGCCTATCCGTATCAATACGGAAACGAGTGTTATAATTATGGGACAGTACAAACTGGTAAATTATGCGACAGTGACATTCGGTAAATTATGCCATGCTTGATAAAATAACAATAGCATTTCCATTTAAATGcgatattttattaagtaacaCGGGCTCTCCCACACTAAGTCAAGCTCAAAGTCGTATCAGTGAGTATTTGGACTCAGCCAAGATTCAGATGCGAGGTTCAAGGTCTTGTCGAGATAAAGTTCGAGCGTGCCTACCGCCATTTGTTGCATCTCACCCACGCGTTCTGAATGTTCTGATTCATTCGATCCGCTTCTCAATTACGGCATTCGATGCCAAAATATACTTTGCCATATTTTTTCAAAGGCATaaacttacttattattatacaatGGACTCTTTAGCGTTCAGTGCTTTGTTGTCACGATCGCCTTCAAATTAAGTAGCGCGTATAAGTTTTTGCATGTCGCGATATTGTATTTAACGAGATAGACATGGGCTGGGTTTCAGAAGTTACAGATGGACTTCAGGGAGAGATAAAAATATAAGAGAGCCACGTGACTATTCGAATACGTAGGTATCGTTACTCGTCAACTGTCGATTGTTAAGCGatattttgaaacaaaacattattttccGCGTTATTTTCGTATTTCTATTTTGTCGTAGCCCTGGCTCTTATTTTCCTCGGTCGTAAGTGCGCCAAGACGCGTGACGGCTGCACGTACAAACTCCTCTAACATTGGCACTGAACCCGCAGTTGTAGTCTAGATAACGAATTCGGAGGACGTCTGTTATTATCAGACCACAAGTGTTCATTATTCTTGTACGCCAGAACGGGAATACGGCAGCTTTAAAGAGAAACGTGGCATTTTCCACGTTACCGAGGTTAATATTCTTGTTTACTAGCAAATGCACTATCTCCACTTCATAACAATAATTGTCGATATTCACtaacaataattttatgtttgttgCAGATGGTTTCGAGCACTACGTCTAGCAGCGCTGCATCTAGTCAACGACTCCAGGGCTCATCCCAGAGACTCCAGCACAGGACCGCGTCCGAAATGAAAGCGAGTTCCATGAAGTCAGATCTCACGGAGCTTAAGAGCTCCATCTCTGAGATGAAGAACTTGAGCAACACAGCTTCAATGAACTTTGGAAGGTTAGTTAGTGTAGTGAGTCAACACGAAATACATAGCTCGGAGCAAAAATTGCGCAAGACCACCGTGACAGCAACACGTGCCAATGTTTAGAAAATGTTTTTGTCAATAGGCGTTTAAGACAACACACAGACGGTTTCTCGTTAACACTAAAGCCGCTTAATGGCATTTGCCACATGCCGGTTGGAGTTAGCTCACCTGAGCGACCTTGGCCCTCCGCCAATTCTCACCCGATGTTTCCCTGCCCCGTGTTTGCAGTTCCACGCCGACAAACAATAGCAACGCTCCGGTTCTCGGGAGTCGAACAACGAATTGTTTTTAGTACATAATAGTTTCATGTACGTAAATAGTGCcaacttatttataaattatgattCTATATTTGTTGacacatacttaattaaatatgtgGTTGTTTATTTTCAGGCTGAGAAGTTCCATGGAGAACATCGTGGATCAGGGAGATTTAGGGGAGAGCAGTTTGCCTGACATCAGAGACCTCAGTGACATGGGTGATATGGGCGATATGGGTGACATGTGCGAGCTCTCTGGAGATGGACCACTAGTCACCTTTCCCGAATCCGATACCCCACCCCCTGTCGGCGAGAAGCCTTTACTTGTTGCGAACGCTGCGTCTATCAATGCAAGTTTAAACTCGGCTAAtaaattaaagtacagtgcTGCTCAAGTGTCATCAGCAAGCTCGACTAGGGTCGTTACCGACGGATACAGCGCCTCTAACTCGAAAGCCAACAGTTCGCGGATGCAGCATCTACAACACGGAGATATCCAGTATGCAGAAAGAAGCGCTGCCGGGGCCTCTCGCAAGCTGCTGCAAGCGGAAGGACTAGCTGCCGAACAAAACGCCGCGTATCATCAAGTAAGTTTGAAATTCACTAAATACAAAGTGTTTTCCATTATCAATGTTCAACTACCGGTTTATTACCCACAACTCACAAAACAAGCACCACGCATGTGCAATGCTTGcgttatataggtaggtagcaTATCAACTTGTACAAGTGTTGTCTCTCCCGCGTCTGCTAGTAGGAGCCAGAAAGGCGCGCCGAAGGACGTGACCTCGCCAGACGACGGCCGATCGATATCTGTACTAGTTCAACGCCTCAGTAGCGGCGCCGGAATGCTTAGTGTAGCGCGACTTCTTGCGACGagaacacaataaaaaaggatGTTGGTGAAATTGCGCGAATTTTCTTTCGGTCGGTAGCGGTATGGCCCGCATAGTCGCCTGGGCTAACAGGATGCTGCGCGGAGGATCGCCGGGGCCGGTGAGATCACACGTCTGTGCGTTATCGCGAGGACGAAGCACGCGCGCTACGCGACTCAGTCGGCGCCTGACCGTCGAACGCGCGAGCGCATGCGGAAGTCAATTATCGCGCATGCGCGCTAAAGTACACGAATAGGCCGCTTATATATAGCAGAGGAATGTCCGCGGGCGGGGGTTCGGCCCCGTGGCCAGTCCACCGCGGCGTCCTGTCTCGCTTCCCTCCGCAATCGCAGAATCCTTCGGTGAGAGAAATTTCCCCGAATAGTTCTTGTTGTCGACCTTCCAAACACATGACGTCTGTACACAAACTTTAAAATAATCACTAAAAGCCCACCAGTTCCGCGCGATTGGCCTATTTCCAATAGAAGCGAGGGATCGTACAATCCGAGCCGTTATGTGGGACTGTTTTCCAATATAAAAGTAGTGTGCCTTCAGACTAGAGCACGTCGCTGTGTCATTTTAACCTATAACCATGTCTTCCAAGCGCCGTCTGAGACCTAAATTACGCATCGCAACCAGTGTAACTATCAAgccaaatatttgttttgtgaGACATCGCGTTACAAATGTGCTTGTATCAGATACATCACATAATAGTGTTttcaaagtgataaaaagtTCATCATGTACTGAGGTCAAATTAGACGTATTTTCCAGTAATCATAATATTCACTGTATGACTTTGCGTCATTGAGAATTCGACAAGTTGTTGCCGCATCGAATTAGAATACTAATAGAGTCATTAGCGTTTTAGTTGAACGCGGTTCAATTTGTAACGCGAGGCATTTTTATGGTTACAGGAGCAGCGATCGCTCAAGGCAGGCGAGATATCATCACAGGAAGCGAAAAACATGTCTGCGACGAGTTCAAAGCTGCAGACGGAGGCTTTCAGCGCGGAAAAGAAGGCCATGGCTTCTGCTCAGGCGCTGCACACCGTGACGTCGAGTGGCATGTTCAGTCACAAGGAGCACTCCAGCGTCGCTCATTCAAACATGACTATCAAAAACCTTTCCACGAAAACAATGCTATCATCACAGGTAAGTGTgctgacagttttttttttatatttacggAATATCTTTTATCATATTTCGAAATGTTTCGTAACATTTGATTGGGTGGGTTGTGGATAATTAACTCAATATTTTTCATCTGATTGCAGATGAGCCAGTTGCTAAATGGCACTGCGAAGCCTGGCGACGAAGATCTATCAAACCTAACCTTTGAAGATTTAGATAGGCTGAATGCAAATTCTAATCAGAAAGACGTTGAATCAGCAATAACTAAATATTCCACCCGAATCAATGCATTTATTACGTCTATCAATAATAATCAAGTGGATATGAAAACTGCTTCAGTTcattttaacaaattaaatgaGATAGTGAGAAGAGCGTGGGCAGTGCCTACATACGGCCATGAGCTAGGATATTCCCTGTGCAATACACTGCGAACATCAGGAGGCCTGGACATTCTGATGACTAATTGCCTTGAAACAAGCAACCCTGATTTACAATTTTCATCTGCTAAACTTCTTGAACAATGCCTGACTACTGAAAACAGAGCACATGTTGTCGAAAACGGCCTTGAAAAAGTTGTGAACGTAGCTTGTGTTTGTACAAAACACGCGAACTCAGTGGATCACTCTAGAATAGGAACAGGAATTTTAGAACATCTATTCAAACATAGCGAAGGAACTTGCAGCGATGTGATTAAACTGGGAGGCTTGGATGCTGTATTATTCGAATGCAGAAAAAACGACGTAGAAACCCTACGACATTGTGCGACAGCTCTTGCCAACTTGTCTCTATATGGAGGTGCTGAAAACCAAGAAGCTATGATCAAACGAAAAGTACCTATGTGGCTTTTCCCGTTAGCTTTCCACACTGATGACAATATCAAGTACTACGCCTGTTTAGCAATCGCAGTTTTGGTAGCTAACAAAGAAATTGAAGCAGCGGTATTGAAATCAGGTACATTAGACTTGGTAGAGCCTTTCGTTACATCACATAATCCGTCCGAGTTCGCGCGTTCGAACCTTGCACATGCTCACGGACAGAGCAAAAACTGGTTGCAACGACTTGTTCCGGTATTGAGTTCAAAGAGAGAAGAGGCGAGAAACCTTGCAGCATTCCACTTTTGTATGGAAGCTGGGATTAAAAAACAACAAGGCAATACAGAAATATTTAGAGAAATAGGAGCGATAGAATCATTAAAGATAGTCGCCAGCTGTCCAAACGCAGTCGCATCTAAATACGCAGCACAAGCTTTACGACTTATTGGCGAGGAAGTGCCCCACAAACTGTCACAACAGGTACCTCTGTGGTCTATCGAAGATGTTCGAGAATGGGTGAAACAGATAGGATTCACCGAATATGCCAATAACTTTTACGACAGTCGAGTAGATGGAGATTTATTGTTACAACTGACCGAAGAAAATCTTAAGGAAGACATAGGCTTACAAAATGGAATCAAACGGAAAAGGTGAATATATCTTATAGCTAATAATTGCTCTTATGTACAGTGAATTAATTGGTAAAGTCGAGGTCAAAGACATATTTACACTTACCTTGTCACTATATGCCTTccgaaaattttatacaaaaagttcaaacactaagacagcgacaaggtagtaaagggTAAACATATCTTTAACCTCGACtctacttatttgttgttagtAACTAAAGTTGACATAAAATCGATTTTTGACgaacaaaatgtatctttttAGATTCACACGAGAACTCCAGCAGTTAAAGAAAATGGCTGACTACAGTTCTAGAGATACGGGTAGCCTCAACGAATTCTTAGGAGGAATTGGTCCAGAGTACACTATCTACACATATTCCATGTTGAACGCGGGAGTCGACAGGGAGTCCATCAGAGGGCTAAGCGACGAGCAACTGGAAAACGAATGCCGCATAGTCAACAGCATACACAGGCTACAAATCTTAAACGCTATCAAAGGTAAGATGGCTATCAATCATTTTAACAGTTTCCTGCATTATGCAAGAGACgagatatttttatgatggTCGTAATATCATAAACTCATTTCCTAGTAACTGTTCACGTTCGTAAACCGTCTCTATTATAAATTTTGTCGAAAACATGTAGGACATCAAAGGCGCGACAAAAATATTAGGTCGATTACTTTATTAAAAGCCTAACACGAAAAATGCATTAAGGCTACTATCACGGCAGAATCAATCTGCCAAAGCTTTAGGGTGGAGTGGAACATCGCTATAGCACTCAATACTCAAAGATAATAGCTATGCAAATATAAATACTGCGTCATATAGCATATTCCATATCCAAAATATTCCGGCGAAGATTATAGTAACTAATGACCTAAATTTCAAGAAAGTTCAATATTTATCTTCTCAATTTCCAGTTTACGAAAGCACACTACCAAGTAAAGGAGAAGAGAACCTGGAAAAGAATTTGGATGTGTTCGTGAGCTACCGGCGCTCTAACGGTTCACAGTTGGCCAGTTTGCTGAAAGTCCATCTTCAGTTGAGAGGCTTCACAGTATTCATTGACGTAGAAAGGCTAGAAGCCGGCAAGTTTGACAACAACCTTCTGCAGAGCATAAGGCAGGCGAAACACTTCCTATTGGTCCTCACGCCACACGCGCTGGATAGATGCAAACACGACAATGATCAAAAGGATTGGGTCCATAGGGTAAGCCTAAAATTATCTACTAAAACCATATAACATTTAGAATTATTGCTAGATTAAGATTACGATGACTACAGCTACAGCAACGTAAGAGATAATGGTCGAGACTAAATATTAGGTGCATACTCGTAGATTATCCAATGATAACTGAGATAGGTCTCGATTCAAACTGCCTTAGATATTTATCTAATACTGTAGCCGAAGAGCAACACTCTCTTATTCACTTCACATTGGTGAAATACCTACGGTTCAGCAAATTCAATTAGCTCCAATTACTGACATAGGAAAGAAGTGactattaatgaactgaaatgtTTCGTTGTGGATGTGGATGTGACTAATGTACCTAATTGTTGCCCTACAGGAGATAGTGGCGGCGTTGCAGTCCCAATGCAACATCGTGCCAATTATCGACAACTTTATATGGCCAGAGCCCGAGGAGCTGCCAGAAGACATGCGCGCGGTATCAAAGTTCAACGGCGTACGGTGGATACACGATTACCAGGACGCATGTGTTGAGAAACTAGAAAGGTAACTCGCATTTGATTACCTGATTACCTTGATACCTTTCATAATACACACGGTAGCGACTAGAActtagaaaaacatttgaaGCTTGGGTGACGTGGTTAGTGAGAACCATTTGAAAAATCAGGTTACGGGACGTTAAGCGCCCTGAAGCTTTTGGTGCTTACTGAACTGTCCTCTGTCTAAAAACATTTAATGGCTTGTTAAGCTTTGATGTAATCCGTCGGTTGCACAAGCAACTACAGATTTTAAAGTTATCGAGCAATCAACAcaaattgtttgttttaatgAGAATGGTCGATAAAATCATCAATAAGACATGCCTTAATGCCTTTAAGACGCAATTTCCATTGGTTCTAATTTGAACCAAATCACGCGGCCGCAGTCAAAATACAACTGAACTAATGCTCCATTTTCCAACAGTTTTCTCCGTGGCAAGTCGAACCTCGCCAACCGCTTGGACAGCCTGCGTCCGCGGGACGTATCAGCCCCAGGCACCGCCACCATCGGCCGCGGTCCTCCCAACTACCAACGCATGGCTTCCTGCGAGAGTCGGGGGAGCGACAAAAACGATTGACTAGAGGCCGCTCACACATTGCCGCCTATTAGGTACGCAGTCGACTTCTAGTGCATTGGGTTCGGGATAGTAGCCAAAAAATAATTGTGACACAGACGAATCCCGAAACGACCTGACCTTATTTGCAGAAGGATTAGATGACAAAAAAGGAACAACTTCTAGAACACGACTAGAAACATTATAAACAGAAGGAAATCTACTTCacatataaatatatctatctatttagaTAGCACAACAAGTAGTAATCAAATCGGGCACAATGTTCAAGGACTAAATGTTTAAATGACATGATCGCAAAACGTATAATTTGCTATTGATCAGGTCGTTTTGGAGATCTAGTCACCAGTCCTTTTTACACCGACCCGGCTTTATCACTTTAGCAGTGACTTAATATAAGCGTGTTCTTTTATCAAAAGCGCTATTTCGATACAATTTAGTgctaggtttatttttatagccAGCGGCAAATCAACATGTttataaagtaattttttatagtttacgTAGATAtactttaattgtttattttgtccACAGACCACGTAGACGCCACCAATCATCCCTAGAAACAGCTTCGCCAGTATTCTCCCTTAGCTGCGACCAACTATCGGTTGGAAACGCATCTAAAACCACATCCCCAATGAAATCATTGCACAGTTTGCCCGAGCGACTCTCAGAAAGCAGCGACAATCTAGACTTTAACGACGCCGAGGTGAATTCACGTCGCTGCCGCAGTTGCGAAGGGATGCTAGACGCAGACGAGCAATCGCACTCCCTACACGCCCCTGTAGAAGCTGCCACGcaaactaaaagaaagaaaaacttcATGGACAGATGCGTAAACAAAGTCAGACTATGTTGATGGTTGGTAGATGGACGGTGAAACGATACGCAGTGTGTGCCTGTATTATTGCAGTGTTTGCCTTATTGGACTTATCACATGTTTATGTGAATCTTATTTTAAAGTACAAAAGTGTGCACAATTGTGTATATATTTGTGTATGTTGATGttaaaactaattatatttgTGTTAGTTATACACAATTAGACGCCCGCAATAAATCCGCTGTTAATTGGAtcaatatctatatatataaagctCAGTAACATTGTATTGTTCCTTTAAAAGTTGACCGTTGAGGGCTGCAAAATTAATTTATGAAATTGTAATCTCATTGAGTGCATGTGTTGGATTGGACCAGTGAGATGTGACAAGTGATTGCTACCCGGCCATGTTTCAAGAACATCGCCCGAGGTGGTGACTGTGTTTATGCCAGTTTGCTATTCGTTGTAGTATGGCAAATTGCTTTTATGTTTTCTGACTCGCAATACataatgaattatttaatttatctctCTATCTCTTCACTCTCTATACAAAATACTATATGAATTTATggacatattttatttcttattttagtgTCTTGCCAATAAAGTATAGTTAGTGTCAAATGcgcaaattatacaaaattacaatatgcATAATGTGATAGCTTAGATCttttagaaattattttatatgaaataatgaaatcactagttttactttttatttaactcttCAGCACTCTTATTACAATTCGTCTTGTACCTTATAATGTTGAAAATtgtacaaaattttactttagattaaattaaattgttaatgTAGTCATTGATTATAATGAGTTAACCAtcaaattaaacattattataattatattcctcgaaaaattatatatttatgtactaGCTCTAACAGTGAAATAAATGGTATTATTAAAGTAAACTGCTTGCTTATTCTCATTACATAAATCTTGAAACCATGAATTTGTAATCATTCCTAGAAACATAGCTAAACTTGTGGACAAAGATAAGTTTTAATAGTAGTAGCATATAAATCATCTCTATTGAAAAATGCTTTAAAACATGTTGCACTTTGCCACATAAGATCCGAAAAGAGTCATCTCCATATAATAACtcctattttaaatttttgaatgcTTATTgcttcaatataaaattaatcctTATTTCCCTTGTGTATTCTATAACTTGAAAATGACTACCAATTTCACCcatagatttttttcaaagttactTAATTACTTTGTACTTAACTAACTAAACTATATAAACAAAGCATGAAGTTTAAATTTACCCAGTGTCCTTAACTATCACCATTTTATTCAATGAAGATAATTTTTTGTGTTAACAGCAGAGTTTTTCATTATTACCATTTTAAATAACTTCATTAGGCCAGTGAAGTGCAAagtacggcccgcgggccaactcCGGCCCGCGAAGGGATTCAATCCGATGTTCCTTCAAagtgaatagtacctacctatatggccCGCGATCATAATATGATttcattatttggcaaaaacattaaaagtataaaatagaatGGTGTAATTCTGGCCCTCTAAAACTTTCTGGCCCCCCATGAAGAAAGTTTGCCCATCACTGGTTtagactatggaacactgttaTGGGCAGtactaaaaacttatttcttgtaacctttttgacatttttttaacaaaatcactACTGCAGAATCATGAGAATGAAGTCAGTTGTATCAGGAACCTGGTCTTGTCAATCCTTGCTCTACTAtctgtattatttattgtttttcacaCAGTAAAAATGACCACATAAGCAAGGGCCAAGTTGCAGGCGCAACCACAGGATTTTACTTGGCAGATTTCATGTACTTAACAATAACAGATTTGTGGAACCAAGTTAATTCAAACATAAAAGTCAAAAAACAGGATTTTAGTCAAATCAATTAATCAGAgtactttgattttttttaattatggttTCTATCAATGCAGATCTACAACAAGTAATTAAAACATTGTAACTTACTTATCAACAAAAGCTTCAATTATCTTGCTTGATCTCAGAAATTaacttttaaagaaaatgaGCACTCTTCACAGTCAATGACTACTGTGTTCTCGTTTAAAGGTCTATCACTGTCTTCTAACACATAATTGGAACCACATCTACACATATATGTGTACACACCGTCACAATTATCCATGTCGGATAAATTTATCACATCATATAAGAGACAGTCTGTGTTGCTGTGTTCTGAATTAGATAATTGTGCATCATAAAGTTTCCGTGATTCTGGGTCCCGTAGGATGTTCCAAGCCTCTTGCACTAATAGGAAACGATCGTTGTTGCAATTCACTTTGTCTGGATGGGTAGAAAGAATTAGACTTTGATAACTTTTTTTCAATTC contains the following coding sequences:
- the Sarm gene encoding sterile alpha and armadillo motif isoform X4, with product MVFTEVDNMASYSTYSTGKPKIFYPKKIPDFSLDGSSSLKHNGSAKDLASVMENLKKTSQFSRREQALNTQVTSSSTQQMVSSTTSSSAASSQRLQGSSQRLQHRTASEMKASSMKSDLTELKSSISEMKNLSNTASMNFGRLRSSMENIVDQGDLGESSLPDIRDLSDMGDMGDMGDMCELSGDGPLVTFPESDTPPPVGEKPLLVANAASINASLNSANKLKYSAAQVSSASSTRVVTDGYSASNSKANSSRMQHLQHGDIQYAERSAAGASRKLLQAEGLAAEQNAAYHQEQRSLKAGEISSQEAKNMSATSSKLQTEAFSAEKKAMASAQALHTVTSSGMFSHKEHSSVAHSNMTIKNLSTKTMLSSQMSQLLNGTAKPGDEDLSNLTFEDLDRLNANSNQKDVESAITKYSTRINAFITSINNNQVDMKTASVHFNKLNEIVRRAWAVPTYGHELGYSLCNTLRTSGGLDILMTNCLETSNPDLQFSSAKLLEQCLTTENRAHVVENGLEKVVNVACVCTKHANSVDHSRIGTGILEHLFKHSEGTCSDVIKLGGLDAVLFECRKNDVETLRHCATALANLSLYGGAENQEAMIKRKVPMWLFPLAFHTDDNIKYYACLAIAVLVANKEIEAAVLKSGTLDLVEPFVTSHNPSEFARSNLAHAHGQSKNWLQRLVPVLSSKREEARNLAAFHFCMEAGIKKQQGNTEIFREIGAIESLKIVASCPNAVASKYAAQALRLIGEEVPHKLSQQVPLWSIEDVREWVKQIGFTEYANNFYDSRVDGDLLLQLTEENLKEDIGLQNGIKRKRFTRELQQLKKMADYSSRDTGSLNEFLGGIGPEYTIYTYSMLNAGVDRESIRGLSDEQLENECRIVNSIHRLQILNAIKVYESTLPSKGEENLEKNLDVFVSYRRSNGSQLASLLKVHLQLRGFTVFIDVERLEAGKFDNNLLQSIRQAKHFLLVLTPHALDRCKHDNDQKDWVHREIVAALQSQCNIVPIIDNFIWPEPEELPEDMRAVSKFNGVRWIHDYQDACVEKLESFLRGKSNLANRLDSLRPRDVSAPGTATIGRGPPNYQRMASCESRGSDKND
- the Sarm gene encoding sterile alpha and armadillo motif isoform X2; this translates as MGNVQCCASGRFHEGKPPKKPKTKAKKKNKSKISAKSNGVVGGKGDGSVERKVMAEDSSERAAPAAVPAEALTQTTPAVDVTDDPTPQRQPNAQHPEITDTDNDGLRNESMAEARERFFTQIPDFSLDGSSSLKHNGSAKDLASVMENLKKTSQFSRREQALNTQVTSSSTQQMVSSTTSSSAASSQRLQGSSQRLQHRTASEMKASSMKSDLTELKSSISEMKNLSNTASMNFGRLRSSMENIVDQGDLGESSLPDIRDLSDMGDMGDMGDMCELSGDGPLVTFPESDTPPPVGEKPLLVANAASINASLNSANKLKYSAAQVSSASSTRVVTDGYSASNSKANSSRMQHLQHGDIQYAERSAAGASRKLLQAEGLAAEQNAAYHQEQRSLKAGEISSQEAKNMSATSSKLQTEAFSAEKKAMASAQALHTVTSSGMFSHKEHSSVAHSNMTIKNLSTKTMLSSQMSQLLNGTAKPGDEDLSNLTFEDLDRLNANSNQKDVESAITKYSTRINAFITSINNNQVDMKTASVHFNKLNEIVRRAWAVPTYGHELGYSLCNTLRTSGGLDILMTNCLETSNPDLQFSSAKLLEQCLTTENRAHVVENGLEKVVNVACVCTKHANSVDHSRIGTGILEHLFKHSEGTCSDVIKLGGLDAVLFECRKNDVETLRHCATALANLSLYGGAENQEAMIKRKVPMWLFPLAFHTDDNIKYYACLAIAVLVANKEIEAAVLKSGTLDLVEPFVTSHNPSEFARSNLAHAHGQSKNWLQRLVPVLSSKREEARNLAAFHFCMEAGIKKQQGNTEIFREIGAIESLKIVASCPNAVASKYAAQALRLIGEEVPHKLSQQVPLWSIEDVREWVKQIGFTEYANNFYDSRVDGDLLLQLTEENLKEDIGLQNGIKRKRFTRELQQLKKMADYSSRDTGSLNEFLGGIGPEYTIYTYSMLNAGVDRESIRGLSDEQLENECRIVNSIHRLQILNAIKVYESTLPSKGEENLEKNLDVFVSYRRSNGSQLASLLKVHLQLRGFTVFIDVERLEAGKFDNNLLQSIRQAKHFLLVLTPHALDRCKHDNDQKDWVHREIVAALQSQCNIVPIIDNFIWPEPEELPEDMRAVSKFNGVRWIHDYQDACVEKLESFLRGKSNLANRLDSLRPRDVSAPGTATIGRGPPNYQRMASCESRGSDKND
- the Sarm gene encoding sterile alpha and armadillo motif isoform X1, producing the protein MRRKEPTPAPSAGRGRSLIATRTSQQQQRKIPTSSRSQLPRSYSSPAAQSDTEGSPRPLQRGYVMRSFSTPEPKQMEFRRNSDSFYRPKAHGSRSELDSDLESFEQFEDSFIDMDDDQEQNVYGTYGRSPEREEPKRVMATLLQGSGLQRISIRPVSSCTTQTLYNAREAMKELQKNEQKAASRLGFRPLTLQVPRRASHSDTQYQEALSQEEELQASPQLELDTAELDQHLRSAEQLLERGVAMATEESDADTVRSEESLLAPEKSSKIARWIPDFSLDGSSSLKHNGSAKDLASVMENLKKTSQFSRREQALNTQVTSSSTQQMVSSTTSSSAASSQRLQGSSQRLQHRTASEMKASSMKSDLTELKSSISEMKNLSNTASMNFGRLRSSMENIVDQGDLGESSLPDIRDLSDMGDMGDMGDMCELSGDGPLVTFPESDTPPPVGEKPLLVANAASINASLNSANKLKYSAAQVSSASSTRVVTDGYSASNSKANSSRMQHLQHGDIQYAERSAAGASRKLLQAEGLAAEQNAAYHQEQRSLKAGEISSQEAKNMSATSSKLQTEAFSAEKKAMASAQALHTVTSSGMFSHKEHSSVAHSNMTIKNLSTKTMLSSQMSQLLNGTAKPGDEDLSNLTFEDLDRLNANSNQKDVESAITKYSTRINAFITSINNNQVDMKTASVHFNKLNEIVRRAWAVPTYGHELGYSLCNTLRTSGGLDILMTNCLETSNPDLQFSSAKLLEQCLTTENRAHVVENGLEKVVNVACVCTKHANSVDHSRIGTGILEHLFKHSEGTCSDVIKLGGLDAVLFECRKNDVETLRHCATALANLSLYGGAENQEAMIKRKVPMWLFPLAFHTDDNIKYYACLAIAVLVANKEIEAAVLKSGTLDLVEPFVTSHNPSEFARSNLAHAHGQSKNWLQRLVPVLSSKREEARNLAAFHFCMEAGIKKQQGNTEIFREIGAIESLKIVASCPNAVASKYAAQALRLIGEEVPHKLSQQVPLWSIEDVREWVKQIGFTEYANNFYDSRVDGDLLLQLTEENLKEDIGLQNGIKRKRFTRELQQLKKMADYSSRDTGSLNEFLGGIGPEYTIYTYSMLNAGVDRESIRGLSDEQLENECRIVNSIHRLQILNAIKVYESTLPSKGEENLEKNLDVFVSYRRSNGSQLASLLKVHLQLRGFTVFIDVERLEAGKFDNNLLQSIRQAKHFLLVLTPHALDRCKHDNDQKDWVHREIVAALQSQCNIVPIIDNFIWPEPEELPEDMRAVSKFNGVRWIHDYQDACVEKLESFLRGKSNLANRLDSLRPRDVSAPGTATIGRGPPNYQRMASCESRGSDKND